One region of Chryseobacterium sp. SORGH_AS_0447 genomic DNA includes:
- a CDS encoding beta-N-acetylhexosaminidase, with protein sequence MQRLLLVFSVLLSSLFFTQNRLNLIPYPQKVELLKGEFTIPENFKLDPGLPQQETGYFKKQTEDLLKFGKGSKDTAHLVHVLFSGQSGEDRKKKEKYAIEISPRQIVIASNTKQGYFLALQTLIQLFRQYKDSGKIPAMKIEDEPKFAWRGMHLDVCRHFFTVDEVKQYIDYLAMYKLNTFHWHLTDDQGWRIEIKKYPKLTQVGSKRKESMIGAYVDNTFDGKPYGPYFYTQEQIRDVVKYAQERHITVVPEIEMPGHALAALSAYPELACTKGPFEPATKWGVFDDVFCPKEETFTFLENVLNEVMQLFPSQYIHIGGDECPKTRWKECAHCQELIKKNNLKDEHGLQSYFIQRIEKYVNSKGRKIIGWDEILEGGLAPNAAVMSWTGIKGGVEAARTGHFAVMTPGAYCYFDHYQGDPATEPNAFGGFTPLDKVYSYQPVPEELNAAQSKYILGVQANLWTEYILDFRQVQYMIFPRLLALSEVAWGTSDPKNYKEFEGRVINEFKTLDKMGVNYAKSIYNINGKVIPANTGVAYELSTSQNPSGIRYTTDGTAPQANSQTYTNPVPVQKSQTIKSAYFESGQLKSAVSSQDFTVSKTTGKKITLEQQPSENYSFGGAFTLVDGIIGNQRQLGKTWLGFQGKDVVATIDFGQKTPFSEVYFNTLDNKGSWIHLAKSARVFVSDNGTDFKMIKEIGKEEILSAKGKISMPVGNQNAKYLKIKIENAGIIPAGNPGADSKAWLFVDEIGAN encoded by the coding sequence ATGCAGCGTTTATTACTCGTATTTTCGGTCTTGCTTTCGAGCCTGTTTTTCACCCAGAACCGATTGAATTTGATTCCTTATCCTCAGAAAGTGGAACTGCTGAAAGGCGAATTTACCATCCCTGAAAATTTTAAGCTTGATCCCGGTCTTCCGCAGCAGGAAACCGGATATTTTAAAAAGCAGACTGAAGACCTGCTGAAATTCGGGAAGGGCAGCAAAGATACTGCTCATCTGGTCCATGTTCTTTTTTCCGGTCAGTCCGGAGAAGATCGTAAGAAGAAAGAAAAATACGCCATCGAAATTTCTCCCCGGCAGATTGTCATTGCATCGAATACGAAACAAGGGTATTTTCTGGCGTTGCAGACCTTAATCCAGTTGTTCAGACAGTATAAGGATTCAGGGAAAATTCCGGCAATGAAAATTGAAGATGAACCGAAGTTTGCCTGGCGGGGAATGCACCTGGATGTCTGCCGGCATTTTTTCACCGTTGACGAAGTGAAACAGTACATCGATTATCTGGCCATGTATAAGCTGAATACCTTTCACTGGCATTTAACCGATGACCAGGGATGGAGAATTGAAATCAAAAAATATCCGAAACTTACCCAGGTCGGCTCAAAACGCAAAGAATCCATGATCGGAGCTTATGTCGACAATACATTTGACGGAAAACCGTACGGACCTTATTTTTATACTCAGGAGCAGATCAGGGACGTTGTAAAATATGCGCAGGAAAGACACATTACCGTAGTTCCCGAAATTGAAATGCCGGGTCATGCTTTGGCAGCCTTATCCGCTTATCCGGAACTCGCCTGCACAAAAGGGCCTTTTGAGCCGGCGACCAAATGGGGCGTTTTCGATGATGTATTCTGTCCGAAGGAAGAGACTTTTACCTTTCTGGAAAATGTTCTGAATGAGGTGATGCAGCTTTTCCCTTCGCAGTACATCCACATCGGAGGCGACGAATGCCCGAAAACGAGATGGAAAGAATGTGCCCATTGCCAGGAACTGATCAAAAAAAATAATCTGAAGGATGAACATGGCTTGCAAAGCTATTTTATCCAGAGGATCGAAAAATACGTCAACTCAAAAGGCCGGAAAATTATCGGCTGGGATGAAATCCTGGAAGGCGGACTGGCTCCGAATGCAGCCGTAATGAGCTGGACCGGCATTAAAGGCGGTGTGGAAGCGGCCAGGACCGGGCATTTTGCCGTTATGACTCCCGGGGCTTATTGCTATTTCGACCATTATCAGGGCGATCCGGCTACCGAACCCAATGCTTTCGGAGGATTTACCCCGCTGGATAAAGTCTATTCTTATCAACCGGTTCCTGAAGAGCTGAATGCAGCGCAGTCAAAATACATTTTAGGTGTTCAGGCCAACCTCTGGACCGAATATATCTTGGATTTCAGACAGGTACAGTACATGATTTTTCCAAGATTGCTGGCTCTTTCCGAAGTGGCCTGGGGAACTTCAGATCCTAAAAATTACAAAGAATTTGAAGGCCGCGTAATCAATGAGTTCAAAACATTGGATAAAATGGGCGTAAACTACGCAAAAAGCATTTACAATATCAATGGAAAGGTGATACCAGCCAACACTGGGGTTGCTTATGAACTTTCAACTTCACAAAACCCGTCAGGAATCCGCTATACAACAGACGGGACAGCGCCTCAGGCAAATTCACAGACTTACACCAACCCGGTTCCCGTTCAGAAATCTCAGACTATAAAATCGGCCTACTTTGAAAGCGGACAGCTGAAAAGCGCGGTTTCCTCACAGGATTTTACCGTTTCAAAAACCACGGGCAAAAAAATTACGCTGGAGCAGCAGCCGAGCGAAAATTATTCTTTCGGAGGTGCTTTTACGCTGGTGGACGGAATTATCGGGAACCAGAGGCAATTGGGCAAAACCTGGCTGGGCTTCCAGGGAAAAGATGTAGTGGCTACGATTGATTTCGGGCAGAAAACGCCGTTTTCAGAAGTTTATTTCAACACATTAGACAACAAAGGCAGCTGGATCCACCTGGCAAAATCAGCCCGGGTATTCGTCTCTGATAACGGAACCGATTTCAAGATGATCAAAGAAATTGGGAAAGAAGA